Part of the Polaribacter sp. Hel1_33_78 genome is shown below.
CTTCTAATTCTTGTGCTAATTTTAGTAATAAAATTTGACCTTGTTCTTTAAAAATAATAGAACGTCCTTTAAAGAATACAAAAGCTTTTAATTTTGCACCCTCTTGTAAAAACTTTAGGGCATGTTTCTTTTTGAATTCATAATCATGTTCATCAGTCTGAGGTCCAAAACGTATTTCTTTAATCGTAACTTTGGTAGCTTTAGATTTTAAAGATTTTTCACGTTTCTTTTGTTCATACAAAAACTTCTTATAATCAATAATTTTACAAACAGGTGGTTTCGCCTTTGGAGAAATCTCTACCAAATCCAATTCCTGTTCATTGGCTAATTCTTTGGCTTTGTCCAAAGGATACACACCAACTTCAACATTTTCGCCCACAAGACGAACTTCGTCAACATATTTTATTTTTTCATTAATCCTATGTTGATCTTCTTTGATTACTCTTAACGGCCTTCTCGACCTGCTTCTACGTATTGCTATGACTTATAAATTTTAAGTTTAACTTATGGCTGTTTTACAACCTTTTATTCTTTTTGATGAAATTCAAAATTAATTAAAATTTCTTCAATGTTTTGCTTTCTTCAGTTTTAATTAACGAAATAAATTCTTCAATTGTAAATGATCCTATATCTCCTTGGCCATGTCGTCTAACAGAAACCGTTCCGTCTTGCTCTTCTTTCTCACCAACAATTACCATAAATGGTGTCTTGTTTACTTCTGCATCTCTAATCTTGCGACCAGTTTTTTCATTTCGGTTATCTACGAGGGCGCGAATTTCGGAATTTTCTAACGATTCTAAAACTTTTTCTGAATATTTTTGATATTTATCACTGATTGGCAGCAAGATAACTTGATCTGGAGTTAACCAAAGAGGGAAGTTACCCCCCGTATGTTCTAGTAGTACTGCGATAAAACGCTCCATGGAGCCAAATGGTGCTCTGTGAATCATTACGGGTCTGTGTAATTGATTATCTGCCCCTTTGTAGGTTAAATCAAAACGTTTTGGTAGATTATAATCAACTTGAATCGTTCCAAGTTGCCAACTTCTGCCTAAAGCATCTTTTACCATAAAGTCTAATTTAGGACCATAAAAGGCAGCTTCACCTTCTTCAATTACAAAGTCTAAGCCTTTATCTGTCGCTGCACTTATAATGGCATTTTCAGCTATTTCCCAAGTTTCAACATCACCTATGTATTTGTCGGGGTTACTTTTATCTCTTACAGAAACTTGAGCAGTAAAATCCTCAAAACCTAACGAACCAAAAACATACAATACTAAATCGATTACGTCTTTAAATTCTTGATCTAATTGTTCTGGTGTACAGAAAATATGAGCATCATCTTGTGTAAATCCCCTAACGCGAGTTAATCCATGTAACTCTCCGCTTTGCTCATATCTGTATACAGTACCAAATTCTGCAAAACGTTTGGGTAAATCTTTATAAGAATACGGTTTAAAGTTATAAACTTCACAGTGATGTGGACAGTTCATAGGTTTTAATAAAAACTCTTCATCCATCTTAGGAGTCTTTATTGATTGAAAACTATCGGCACCGTATTTTTCGTAATGTCCAGAAGTAACATACAATTCTTTCTGACCAATATGTGGTGTCATCACCATCTCATAACCTGCTTTTTTCTGAGCTCTCTTTAAGAAATCTTCTAAACGTCCTCTTAAAGCAGCTCCTTTTGGCAACCATAAAGGCAAACCAGCACCTACTTTTTGAGAAAATGTAAATAATTCTAATTCTCTTCCAAGTTTTCGGTGATCACGTTTTTTTGCTTCTTCTAATAGCTCTAAATATTCAGTTAGCATCTTTTGCTTTGGAAAACTAATTCCATAAACACGAGTTAATTGATTATTATTTTCATCACCTCGCCAATAAGCACCGGCAACACTCATTATTTTAATAGCTTTTATAATTCCAGTGTTTGGTATGTGCCCTCCTCTACATAAATCAGTAAAGTTACTATGGTCACAAAAAGTAATATCTCCATCCGTTAAATTTTCAATTAATTCAACTTTATACTGGTTGTTCTCTTCCTTATATAATGTTAAAGCATCTGCTTTAGAAACTGGTCGTAAAGAAAACTCATGTTTTCCGCGAGCAATCTCTAAAAATTTACTTTCTAATTTTTTGAAATCTTTATCAGAAATTACATTCTCTCCTAAATCTACATCATAGTAAAAACCGTTGTCAATGGCAGGTCCAATGGTTAATTTAGCTTTCGGGTAAAAACTTAAAATAGCTTCGGCTAAAACATGCGCAGAAGAATGCCAGAATGCTTTCTTACCGCCATCATCTTTAAACGTATATAAAATTAATGAACCATCAGTGGTTAATGGAGTAGTGGTCTCAAGTGTTGTGTCATTAAAGTTTGCTGAGATTACGTTTCTAGCAAACCCTTCACTAATGCTTTTTGCAACATCCATCGGAGTACTGTTTTTAGCAAACTCCTTAATAGTTCCGTCAGGTAAAGTAATTTTAATCATTTAGTATAGCCTATTTGAGGGCACAAATATATTAGAAAACAATTTTTTACACAATAGATATTTCTACTTATTAAATCCTATTCTCTTTTTTCTTTTTGTATTCCCTTTTTTTAGCAGTCTATTAGCATTGAAAATAAGATTTACCTAGAAAAAAGGTCGGGCTTTACATTCTATCTTTTTTTCAATTCTTCAAAAAAGGATGCCATTTCAATCCGTAACACTGCATTTTAACAAATAATAAAAGAGTTTTAAAGAATTTCCACTCTTTAATATTAGATTTCTTTTTGGGTCATAATTTTAAGTTTTTTTCTAAAAAAATTAATGATGGAGAATGATAGAACTGCTATGTATTTCTTTTAAACACTTGGTTATTTCTGATTATTTGTTAAAAAAATTGAAAAGTTTTAAAAAGGATTAGATTCTAAATACTTCAATACAATGTATTTACGTTTTTTGTTATGATAATTTTGGATAAAGTATTAATAAATAGTTGTGAGATTAGAAAGAGGGTGTATATTTGCACCCGCTAACGGGGATTTTGTTTTGTTGGTGATGTTCATTGAGTTGTTGTATTGTAGGATTAGATTGGGTTTTAATTTTGATAAGGTTGTTTAGATTTTATTAAAAATAAGGTTTATTTTTATTTGGTTTATGATTAAAAAACGTTGTATGTTTGCAGTCCGAAATTTTCGGCAGCTACGTTCAGTTTTTTTAGTTTTAAAGGGGTTTAAAAAAAAGTATTTTTTTTCTTGTTGGAATAGAAATAGTTTATATATTTGCACCCGCTAACAAATACGGCAAAAAGATTACAGAGATTTTGGTAAGGATTTTGATAAAAAGTCTACTAGTTCGATTCTAGTATTTCTACAAGATAGGATTTATAATGATTGTTTTAAATGCATGAGATTATTATTCTAGAAGTTCATTGAAAATATTGAAATTGACAGCGTAAACAAAGAGTAGAATAACCATGTTTAATTAAATTTAGACAAATTCTTTTGAAACTTATTCATTCATATTATTTAAAATATACAATGAAGAGTTTGATCCTGGCTCAGGATGAACGCTAGCGGCAGGCTTAACACATGCAAGTCGAGGGGTAACATTGTAGCTTGCTACAGATGACGACCGGCGCACGGGTGCGTAACGCGTATAGAACCTACCTTTTACAGAGGGATAGCCTTTAGAAATGAAGATTAATACCTTATAGTATTGAGACTTGGCATCGAGTTTTAATTAAAGATTTATCGGTAAAAGATGGCTATGCGTCCTATTAGTTAGTTGGTAAGGTAACGGCTTACCAAGA
Proteins encoded:
- the thrS gene encoding threonine--tRNA ligase, producing the protein MIKITLPDGTIKEFAKNSTPMDVAKSISEGFARNVISANFNDTTLETTTPLTTDGSLILYTFKDDGGKKAFWHSSAHVLAEAILSFYPKAKLTIGPAIDNGFYYDVDLGENVISDKDFKKLESKFLEIARGKHEFSLRPVSKADALTLYKEENNQYKVELIENLTDGDITFCDHSNFTDLCRGGHIPNTGIIKAIKIMSVAGAYWRGDENNNQLTRVYGISFPKQKMLTEYLELLEEAKKRDHRKLGRELELFTFSQKVGAGLPLWLPKGAALRGRLEDFLKRAQKKAGYEMVMTPHIGQKELYVTSGHYEKYGADSFQSIKTPKMDEEFLLKPMNCPHHCEVYNFKPYSYKDLPKRFAEFGTVYRYEQSGELHGLTRVRGFTQDDAHIFCTPEQLDQEFKDVIDLVLYVFGSLGFEDFTAQVSVRDKSNPDKYIGDVETWEIAENAIISAATDKGLDFVIEEGEAAFYGPKLDFMVKDALGRSWQLGTIQVDYNLPKRFDLTYKGADNQLHRPVMIHRAPFGSMERFIAVLLEHTGGNFPLWLTPDQVILLPISDKYQKYSEKVLESLENSEIRALVDNRNEKTGRKIRDAEVNKTPFMVIVGEKEEQDGTVSVRRHGQGDIGSFTIEEFISLIKTEESKTLKKF
- the infC gene encoding translation initiation factor IF-3: MKEDQHRINEKIKYVDEVRLVGENVEVGVYPLDKAKELANEQELDLVEISPKAKPPVCKIIDYKKFLYEQKKREKSLKSKATKVTIKEIRFGPQTDEHDYEFKKKHALKFLQEGAKLKAFVFFKGRSIIFKEQGQILLLKLAQELEEYGKVEQLPKLEGKRMIMFIAPKKVK